A single window of Candidatus Rokuibacteriota bacterium DNA harbors:
- a CDS encoding enoyl-CoA hydratase/isomerase family protein: MKLIYEVKDRVAYVTINRPEAMNAMDAEVYEELSRAWVDVRDNPEVWVAIVTGAGQKAFTAGADLKSFITRAPAKADFWLTQKDMLLNRGLEVWKPVIAAVNGYCLAGGMTLLFGTDIRIAAEHAVFEISEVKRGILPGNGGTQRALRQLPYAVAMELLLLGRRLSAQEALSYGLINRVVPMAELMPAAEQCARQLCENGPLALRAIKELAIRSQSLPLDQGIRLEQSFQEFLRTTEDAKEGPRAFAEKRKPAYKAR; encoded by the coding sequence ATGAAGCTGATCTACGAGGTGAAGGACAGGGTGGCCTATGTCACCATCAACCGGCCCGAGGCCATGAACGCCATGGACGCGGAGGTGTACGAGGAGCTCTCGCGCGCGTGGGTGGATGTCCGGGACAACCCGGAGGTGTGGGTGGCCATCGTCACCGGGGCCGGGCAGAAGGCCTTCACGGCGGGAGCCGACCTCAAGTCCTTCATCACCCGCGCGCCGGCGAAGGCGGATTTCTGGCTCACGCAGAAGGACATGCTGCTGAACCGGGGCCTGGAGGTCTGGAAACCGGTGATCGCCGCGGTCAACGGGTACTGCCTGGCCGGTGGGATGACGCTCCTGTTCGGGACGGATATCCGGATCGCGGCGGAGCACGCGGTCTTCGAGATCTCGGAGGTGAAACGAGGGATCCTGCCGGGCAACGGAGGCACCCAGCGGGCGTTGCGACAGCTCCCCTACGCGGTCGCCATGGAGCTGCTCCTCCTGGGGCGGCGCCTCAGTGCCCAGGAGGCCTTGAGCTACGGCCTGATCAACAGGGTCGTCCCCATGGCGGAGCTGATGCCCGCGGCGGAGCAGTGCGCCCGGCAGCTCTGCGAGAACGGCCCGCTGGCCCTGCGCGCGATCAAGGAGCTGGCCATCCGGAGCCAGAGCCTGCCCCTGGACCAGGGGATCCGGCTGGAGCAGTCGTTCCAGGAGTTCCTCCGCACGACGGAAGACGCCAAGGAAGGCCCCCGGGCCTTCGCCGAGAAGCGCAAGCCGGCGTACAAGGCCCGGTGA
- a CDS encoding enoyl-CoA hydratase/isomerase family protein, whose product MADEVHCSVQDRIATVTLDRPAKRNALNMAVVEGLSTIFARLEQAPDVRVVVIRGEGPVFCAGMDLRELGQRLGEEKDPERRVTEVFQEIERSRHPTIAMVQGDAVAGGCELALHCDLRVAATAARFAMPLARLGLVVPFPLGQKLVEVVGPAFTREILLMGEPVDAQRAREMGMVHRVVRAEKLHGAVYAMARAIAAHAPLSLQGLKATTLRAVAASSRVEHGDLDELARRARKSQDAVEGVRAMLEKRPPVFRGE is encoded by the coding sequence ATGGCAGACGAGGTCCACTGTTCCGTCCAGGATCGCATCGCGACCGTCACCCTCGACCGCCCGGCCAAGCGCAACGCGCTCAACATGGCCGTGGTCGAGGGACTCTCCACGATCTTCGCGCGGCTCGAGCAGGCCCCGGACGTGCGCGTTGTCGTCATCCGCGGCGAGGGCCCCGTCTTCTGCGCCGGCATGGACCTGCGGGAGCTCGGTCAGCGGCTGGGCGAGGAGAAGGATCCGGAGCGGCGCGTGACCGAGGTCTTCCAGGAGATCGAGCGGAGCCGCCACCCCACAATCGCCATGGTCCAGGGCGACGCCGTCGCGGGCGGCTGCGAGCTGGCGCTGCACTGCGATCTGCGCGTGGCGGCGACGGCCGCGCGCTTCGCCATGCCGCTGGCGCGGCTCGGGCTCGTCGTGCCCTTCCCGCTGGGTCAGAAGCTGGTGGAGGTCGTGGGGCCGGCCTTCACGCGGGAGATCCTGCTGATGGGCGAGCCCGTGGACGCGCAGCGGGCCCGCGAGATGGGCATGGTCCACCGGGTGGTCCGTGCCGAGAAGCTCCATGGGGCCGTCTACGCCATGGCGCGAGCCATCGCCGCCCACGCCCCGCTGTCGCTGCAGGGGCTCAAGGCCACGACGCTGCGTGCCGTGGCGGCCAGCTCGCGCGTCGAGCACGGTGATCTCGACGAGCTGGCCCGGCGGGCGCGAAAGAGCCAGGACGCCGTGGAAGGCGTTCGCGCCATGCTGGAGAAGCGGCCGCCGGTGTTCCGAGGGGAGTGA
- a CDS encoding RidA family protein, translated as MADAFDAPGTAKPFGIFSSAAWQPEGKVLHVAGQVAQDAAGALVGKDDIRAQTRQVLENLRTVLAAAGGTLDDVARVTVYVTDMSGLAQIHEVRGQYFRRPYPASTLVEVKRLVKPEYLIEIDAVAVIPADRVKRPA; from the coding sequence ATGGCAGACGCCTTCGACGCACCCGGCACCGCGAAGCCCTTCGGCATCTTCTCCAGCGCCGCCTGGCAGCCCGAGGGCAAGGTGCTGCACGTCGCCGGACAGGTGGCCCAGGACGCCGCCGGCGCCCTGGTCGGCAAGGACGACATCCGCGCCCAGACCCGGCAGGTGCTCGAGAACCTCCGCACGGTCCTCGCCGCCGCCGGCGGGACCCTGGACGACGTGGCGCGGGTCACCGTGTACGTCACTGACATGAGCGGGCTCGCGCAGATCCACGAGGTCCGCGGCCAGTACTTCCGGCGCCCCTATCCCGCCAGCACCCTGGTCGAGGTCAAGCGCCTGGTCAAGCCCGAGTACCTCATCGAGATCGACGCCGTCGCCGTGATCCCGGCGGACCGGGTGAAGCGGCCGGCGTGA
- a CDS encoding ABC transporter substrate-binding protein yields MKTILLLLVCASLLALGAEAQTPAKIPRVGVLQNGSTATAGHLTDAFARGLTELGYTEGKNIILEVRYAEGQLNRLPALAQELANLRVDALFAPSALASNAARKAGLRAPIVFALAPDPVGDGFAASLARPGGNMTGLTSQSPDLAAKRVELLREAFPKTSRPAVLYAMGFPGVGAELQETERAARTFGKDLLPVEAKRPGDFESAFAEALKRRADALLVIENPMFFTNRTTIVGLAEKHRLPAIYRSREYVVSGGLMSYGSNYADLCRRAASYVDKILKGARPGELPVEQPVKFELIINLRTAKAIGLTIPRGLLLRADEVIE; encoded by the coding sequence CATTGGGCGCCGAGGCGCAGACGCCCGCGAAGATTCCTCGGGTGGGGGTGCTCCAAAACGGGTCCACGGCCACGGCTGGCCACCTGACGGATGCCTTTGCGCGGGGCCTGACCGAGCTTGGTTACACCGAGGGCAAGAACATCATCCTCGAAGTGCGCTACGCCGAGGGCCAGTTGAACCGGCTGCCTGCCCTCGCGCAGGAGCTTGCGAATCTCAGGGTGGATGCGCTGTTTGCGCCGTCTGCGCTGGCATCCAACGCTGCAAGGAAGGCCGGCCTCCGGGCGCCGATCGTGTTCGCCTTGGCGCCCGATCCGGTCGGCGACGGGTTCGCCGCCAGCCTTGCGCGGCCCGGGGGAAACATGACCGGGCTGACGAGCCAAAGCCCTGATCTCGCCGCCAAGCGCGTCGAACTCCTGCGTGAGGCGTTTCCGAAGACTTCCCGGCCGGCGGTCCTCTATGCCATGGGATTCCCGGGTGTGGGCGCGGAGCTGCAGGAAACAGAGCGCGCCGCGCGGACGTTCGGGAAGGATCTTTTGCCGGTCGAGGCGAAGCGTCCCGGGGACTTCGAGTCGGCGTTTGCCGAAGCGCTCAAGCGGCGGGCCGATGCGCTGCTGGTCATCGAGAATCCTATGTTCTTCACCAACCGGACCACGATCGTCGGCCTGGCGGAAAAACACCGGCTCCCCGCCATCTACCGATCCAGGGAATACGTCGTTTCGGGCGGGCTGATGAGTTACGGCTCCAACTACGCCGACCTCTGCCGGCGCGCGGCGAGCTACGTCGACAAGATATTGAAGGGAGCGAGACCCGGTGAGCTTCCTGTGGAGCAGCCGGTCAAGTTCGAATTGATCATCAACCTCAGGACCGCGAAAGCAATAGGACTGACGATCCCGCGCGGGCTGCTGCTGCGCGCCGATGAAGTGATCGAATGA
- a CDS encoding tripartite tricarboxylate transporter substrate binding protein yields MRGAQRTWPLALLAIVCVGAPIALQDAHAQDDFPSRPIQIVVPLPPGGAADLHARPLARVMERLLRQPVVVVNKPGAGSAVGTQFVANSKADGYLPMVAMPGFFIIPQVDALFARAPKFTVEQFGPIARLSADPLVLVAHPARPWKSVAELLADAKRRPGEITYGSSGNYTGIHLPMEMFAASAGITLKHVPYNGAGPAVAALLGGHLDTMISGPGPVLAHVKAGALRALATMGSKRLRALPDVPTLRELGRDFEYYLQVGMVVRRETPPAVVRTFRTAVRQAAASPEFESAMTTLGTTVAYMDADEWGARWARDVKLITETLQRIGKLE; encoded by the coding sequence ATGAGAGGAGCTCAGCGGACCTGGCCCCTGGCGCTGCTGGCCATCGTGTGCGTCGGCGCCCCGATCGCGCTGCAGGATGCCCACGCGCAGGACGACTTCCCCTCGCGGCCCATCCAGATCGTCGTCCCCTTGCCGCCGGGGGGCGCGGCGGACCTGCACGCCCGCCCGCTCGCGCGCGTCATGGAGCGCCTGCTCAGGCAGCCGGTCGTGGTGGTCAACAAGCCCGGCGCAGGCAGCGCCGTGGGCACGCAGTTCGTGGCGAACAGCAAGGCCGACGGCTACCTGCCGATGGTCGCGATGCCCGGCTTCTTCATCATCCCGCAGGTGGATGCGCTGTTCGCCCGGGCGCCGAAGTTCACGGTGGAGCAGTTCGGGCCCATCGCCCGCCTCAGCGCGGACCCGCTGGTGCTCGTCGCCCACCCGGCCCGGCCGTGGAAGTCGGTCGCCGAGCTGCTGGCCGACGCCAAGCGCCGGCCCGGCGAGATCACCTACGGGTCGTCCGGGAACTACACGGGCATCCACCTGCCCATGGAGATGTTCGCCGCGTCCGCCGGCATCACCCTCAAGCACGTCCCCTATAACGGCGCCGGCCCGGCGGTCGCCGCCCTGCTGGGCGGCCACCTGGATACGATGATCTCCGGGCCGGGCCCGGTACTCGCCCATGTCAAGGCGGGGGCGCTGCGCGCGCTGGCGACGATGGGGAGCAAGCGGCTTCGGGCGCTCCCCGACGTCCCGACGCTCCGGGAGCTCGGGCGCGACTTCGAGTACTACCTGCAGGTCGGGATGGTCGTGCGCCGGGAGACACCCCCCGCGGTGGTGCGCACCTTCCGCACCGCGGTGAGGCAGGCGGCCGCGAGCCCCGAGTTCGAGTCGGCGATGACGACTCTGGGGACGACCGTGGCCTACATGGACGCGGACGAGTGGGGGGCGCGCTGGGCGCGGGACGTCAAGCTCATTACGGAGACGCTCCAGCGGATCGGGAAGCTGGAGTAA
- a CDS encoding D-2-hydroxyacid dehydrogenase: MKILYTPNLIVPALGPGDRAGILDAAGPGAVLVEAREPERQRAEIAEAEILFGRVPPDIYLLARRLRYYHSIGAGVDALLCPELVESDVILASEKGGVGVHLAEHAFALLLGLTRGVHTALRDPDYRLREPIRLDQRELFEQTMGIVGFGGTGRAVARRALGFGMRVLAVDIEEVPPEPGVEAIWRPARLGEMLGLSDVVVIGLPLTKATHHLFTRDLCRRMRLGAILINVTRGEIVHGEELMAALAEGLLWGAGLDVTDPEPLPAGHPLWTHPRVIVTPHTAGGSPRRAGRVIACFCENLRRRRDGRPLLALIDKRKGY; this comes from the coding sequence GTGAAGATCCTCTACACGCCCAACCTCATCGTGCCCGCCCTCGGCCCGGGCGACCGCGCGGGCATCCTGGACGCGGCCGGCCCGGGGGCCGTCCTCGTGGAGGCCCGCGAGCCCGAGCGCCAGCGCGCCGAGATCGCGGAGGCCGAGATCCTCTTCGGCCGCGTGCCCCCGGACATCTACCTCCTCGCCCGGCGGCTCCGCTACTACCACTCCATCGGCGCCGGCGTGGACGCCCTCCTCTGCCCCGAGCTGGTGGAGAGCGACGTGATCCTCGCCAGCGAGAAGGGCGGAGTCGGCGTCCACCTGGCGGAGCACGCCTTCGCCCTCCTCCTCGGGCTCACCCGCGGCGTGCACACGGCGCTCCGCGATCCGGACTACCGACTCCGCGAGCCCATCCGGCTTGACCAGCGCGAGCTCTTCGAGCAGACCATGGGCATCGTGGGCTTCGGGGGGACCGGGCGAGCGGTGGCCCGCCGGGCGCTCGGCTTCGGGATGCGCGTGCTGGCCGTGGACATCGAGGAGGTGCCGCCCGAGCCCGGCGTGGAGGCCATCTGGCGTCCTGCCCGCCTGGGGGAGATGCTCGGGCTCTCCGACGTGGTCGTCATCGGCCTGCCGCTCACGAAGGCGACGCACCACCTCTTCACGCGGGATCTCTGCCGGCGCATGCGCCTGGGCGCCATCCTGATCAATGTCACGCGCGGGGAGATCGTCCACGGCGAGGAGCTGATGGCGGCGCTGGCGGAGGGGCTCCTCTGGGGCGCGGGCCTCGACGTCACCGACCCCGAGCCCTTGCCGGCGGGGCACCCGCTCTGGACCCACCCCCGGGTCATCGTGACCCCGCACACCGCCGGCGGCTCCCCGCGCCGCGCCGGCCGCGTCATCGCCTGCTTCTGCGAGAACCTCCGGCGGCGGCGCGACGGGCGGCCGCTCCTGGCCCTCATCGACAAGCGCAAGGGCTACTAG
- a CDS encoding NAD-dependent deacylase — protein MIDTVRGWIEAARRIVALTGAGISTDSGIPDFRGPQGLWTRNPGAEKLATLQNYLADPDVRRRAWQSRLESPAWQAAPNDGHRALVALERLGKLDTLITQNVDGLHQLAGSSPERVVEIHGTLREVVCLSCGARAPMERALARIREGEEDPACRACGGILKSATISFGQALVEADLTRAQQAARHADLLLALGTKLSVWPIAGVVPTAKSAGARVVIVNGEPTEMDELADAVLRGPISQILPRLLP, from the coding sequence ATGATCGACACGGTCCGAGGCTGGATCGAGGCGGCGCGGCGCATCGTGGCGCTGACGGGCGCGGGCATCTCCACGGACTCCGGCATCCCGGACTTCCGCGGCCCCCAGGGCCTGTGGACCCGCAACCCCGGCGCCGAGAAGCTGGCGACCCTCCAGAACTACCTGGCGGACCCCGATGTGCGCCGGCGGGCCTGGCAGAGCCGGCTCGAGTCCCCCGCCTGGCAGGCGGCGCCCAATGACGGCCATCGCGCCCTCGTGGCGCTCGAGCGCCTCGGCAAGCTCGACACCCTCATCACCCAGAACGTGGATGGGCTCCACCAGCTGGCGGGCTCTTCCCCCGAGCGCGTGGTCGAGATCCACGGGACCCTGCGGGAGGTGGTATGCCTGTCCTGCGGCGCGCGGGCGCCCATGGAGCGGGCGCTGGCCCGGATCAGGGAGGGCGAGGAGGACCCGGCCTGCCGGGCCTGCGGCGGCATCCTCAAGTCGGCGACGATCTCGTTCGGCCAGGCGCTGGTGGAGGCGGACCTCACGCGCGCCCAGCAGGCCGCCCGGCACGCCGACCTGCTGCTCGCTCTCGGCACCAAGCTCTCGGTGTGGCCAATCGCCGGCGTCGTGCCGACGGCGAAGAGCGCGGGGGCGCGGGTGGTCATCGTCAACGGCGAGCCCACCGAGATGGACGAGCTGGCCGACGCCGTGCTCCGCGGCCCGATCAGCCAGATCCTCCCCCGGCTGCTCCCGTGA
- a CDS encoding SDR family oxidoreductase, producing the protein MPPLSGRVAVVTGASRGMGRAIALRLAEDGADCALIYRQSAEQAQEVAGQIQARGRRALALPLDLREPAQVGPVFQRIRETFGRVDILVANAAATAFRPMLDQKEHNLRRTFAISVDSFVAAVQAAVPLMEGRPGRIVAISGIDSHQSMAGHGALGAAKAAVESLVRTLALELGPRGITANGVSPGFVETDSSRFYTERGLRREYSPAALELIEGTPVRRLGTGEDVAALVAYLVSDGAGFLTGQTIVIDGGITIVSPLHRPARNLSSR; encoded by the coding sequence ATGCCGCCGCTCTCCGGGCGGGTTGCCGTGGTCACCGGCGCCTCGCGGGGGATGGGGCGCGCCATTGCGCTGCGCCTCGCCGAGGACGGCGCCGACTGCGCGCTGATCTACCGCCAGAGCGCGGAGCAGGCGCAAGAGGTGGCGGGCCAGATCCAGGCGCGGGGGCGCCGGGCGCTGGCACTCCCGCTCGACCTCCGCGAGCCGGCGCAGGTGGGCCCGGTCTTCCAGCGCATCCGCGAGACCTTCGGCCGCGTGGACATCCTGGTCGCCAACGCGGCGGCCACGGCCTTCCGGCCCATGCTCGACCAGAAGGAGCACAACCTCCGCCGCACCTTCGCCATCTCGGTGGATTCCTTCGTCGCCGCCGTGCAGGCGGCGGTGCCGCTCATGGAGGGCCGGCCAGGCCGCATCGTGGCCATCTCCGGCATCGACAGCCACCAGTCGATGGCCGGCCACGGGGCGCTGGGCGCCGCCAAGGCTGCGGTGGAAAGCCTGGTGCGGACGCTGGCGCTGGAGCTCGGGCCGCGCGGCATCACGGCGAACGGCGTCAGCCCGGGCTTCGTCGAGACGGACTCCTCCCGCTTCTACACCGAGCGGGGGCTCAGGCGCGAGTACTCGCCGGCGGCGCTGGAGCTCATCGAGGGGACGCCCGTGCGGCGGCTCGGCACCGGCGAGGACGTGGCGGCCCTCGTGGCCTACCTGGTGTCCGACGGGGCGGGGTTCCTCACCGGCCAGACCATCGTCATCGACGGCGGGATCACCATCGTCTCGCCGCTCCACCGCCCCGCCCGGAATCTCTCGTCACGCTGA
- a CDS encoding CoA ester lyase: MKPYRSSLFVPGNRAAWMEKAIAYGADCLILDLEDSVPDQEKVAARPLVKAAIASLKARGQAVNVRINGFATGLTFDDLEGVLCPELDGVALPKIETVADMRELDALLTHLEKRLGIPPGTIETPLGCETAAAMRNIYEIATSCPRVRRVSLAAGPGGDAARAIGYLWSKDGMETLYLRSKTVLDCRAAGIQYPTVSSWWNIKDLEGLEKDARWNRQLGFRGQTVMHPSHVPIVNRVFTPSADEVAYYERLIQAMEEARTRGIAAVTYKGDMVDEAMVKTAREMLALARSA, translated from the coding sequence ATGAAACCGTATCGCTCGTCGCTGTTCGTGCCTGGCAATCGGGCGGCCTGGATGGAGAAAGCGATCGCCTACGGGGCGGATTGCCTGATCCTGGATCTCGAGGACTCGGTCCCCGATCAGGAGAAGGTCGCGGCCCGCCCCCTGGTGAAGGCCGCCATCGCCTCGCTCAAGGCCCGGGGGCAGGCCGTCAACGTCCGGATCAACGGCTTCGCCACGGGATTGACCTTCGACGATCTCGAGGGGGTCCTCTGCCCCGAGCTCGACGGGGTCGCGCTGCCGAAAATCGAGACGGTGGCCGACATGAGAGAGCTCGACGCCCTCTTGACTCATCTGGAGAAGCGCCTGGGCATCCCCCCCGGGACGATCGAGACGCCGCTGGGATGCGAGACGGCGGCGGCGATGCGCAACATCTACGAGATCGCCACCTCCTGCCCACGGGTCAGGCGGGTGAGCCTGGCGGCCGGGCCCGGAGGAGACGCCGCGCGGGCCATCGGCTACCTCTGGTCCAAGGACGGCATGGAGACGCTCTACCTCCGCTCCAAGACCGTGCTGGACTGCCGGGCGGCGGGCATCCAGTACCCGACCGTCAGCTCGTGGTGGAACATCAAGGATCTGGAGGGGCTGGAGAAGGATGCCCGCTGGAACCGGCAGCTCGGCTTCCGGGGGCAGACCGTCATGCATCCCTCGCATGTGCCCATCGTCAATCGCGTCTTCACCCCGTCCGCGGACGAGGTCGCCTACTACGAGCGACTGATCCAGGCCATGGAGGAAGCTCGCACGCGGGGGATCGCCGCAGTGACCTACAAGGGCGACATGGTCGACGAGGCCATGGTGAAGACGGCCCGCGAGATGCTCGCGCTGGCCCGCTCAGCGTGA